A genomic segment from Acidobacteriota bacterium encodes:
- the amrB gene encoding AmmeMemoRadiSam system protein B — MQVNPRKILLFLTPFVLPVIAGMTPARARAAEPTPADLLKKAGIASTPQLRGQMDTTGFAPTAAAMDAVRDRSLEAARSRESQLREEKVLDGGTAFALAACPHDDYAYAGRLYALVLKHIRAPRVIVFGVFHKARVFDCRDKLVFDAFPAWRGPYGPIPVSPLRAELLQRLPQTDRVVSNDMHAVEHSVEAIVYFLQAFRRDVEIVPVLVPHMGWETLDGLAGRFSDALSAVMKAKGWVMGRDVALVCSVDGVHYGDAHWGPSHYCPFGADLEGYRRAAAQDREIAMTLAGPLDPEKARRFMQRCVDPADVTRYRVTWCGRFSVPFGMVTAARVRESLGLPPLSGAILDCGTSVSEAGIDVSDIPGMGVTAPANFHHFVGYTAIGWW; from the coding sequence ATGCAAGTGAATCCTCGGAAGATCCTGCTTTTCCTGACTCCGTTCGTGCTTCCCGTGATCGCCGGGATGACGCCCGCCCGGGCCCGGGCCGCTGAGCCGACGCCCGCAGACCTCCTGAAGAAAGCGGGAATCGCTTCCACGCCCCAACTCCGCGGACAGATGGACACCACGGGTTTCGCCCCCACGGCCGCCGCCATGGACGCGGTCCGGGACCGCTCCCTGGAAGCCGCACGGTCGCGGGAGAGCCAACTCCGCGAGGAGAAGGTCCTGGACGGCGGCACCGCCTTCGCCCTCGCCGCCTGCCCGCACGACGATTACGCCTACGCCGGCCGCCTCTATGCCCTGGTCCTGAAACACATCCGGGCCCCGCGGGTCATCGTTTTCGGGGTGTTCCACAAGGCCCGCGTCTTCGATTGCCGCGACAAGCTGGTTTTCGACGCCTTCCCGGCCTGGCGGGGGCCCTACGGGCCGATCCCCGTGTCGCCCCTGCGCGCCGAACTGCTGCAACGGCTGCCGCAGACCGACCGGGTGGTGAGCAACGACATGCATGCCGTGGAGCATTCGGTGGAAGCCATCGTTTACTTCCTGCAGGCGTTCCGCAGGGACGTGGAAATCGTGCCGGTGCTTGTGCCCCATATGGGGTGGGAAACCCTCGACGGGCTCGCCGGGCGTTTCAGCGACGCGCTCTCGGCGGTGATGAAGGCAAAGGGGTGGGTTATGGGGCGGGACGTGGCCCTCGTCTGTTCCGTGGACGGCGTCCACTATGGCGACGCCCACTGGGGCCCCAGCCACTACTGCCCCTTCGGCGCGGACCTGGAGGGCTATCGCCGGGCCGCCGCCCAGGACCGGGAGATCGCCATGACCCTCGCGGGCCCGCTCGACCCGGAGAAGGCCCGTCGCTTCATGCAGCGCTGCGTGGACCCGGCAGACGTCACCCGTTACCGGGTCACGTGGTGCGGACGCTTTTCCGTCCCGTTCGGGATGGTCACCGCCGCCCGCGTCCGCGAGTCCCTCGGCCTGCCACCCCTCTCCGGGGCCATCCTGGACTGCGGGACCAGTGTCAGCGAGGCGGGCATCGACGTGTCGGACATCCCGGGCATGGGCGTCACGGCCCCGGCGAATTTCCACCACTTCGTGGGTTACACCGCCATCGGCTGGTGGTAG
- a CDS encoding DinB family protein encodes MIRRVSDFLEDWAYEREATLKILHRLTDASLGRKVCDEGRTMGYLAWHLVLSMGEMMRRTGLSLGGPPEDSPAPASALAIAEAYEAVSEALEHGVQSTWTDEILEKEDEMYGERWKRGKTLGVLILHQAHHRAQLTVLMRQAGLKVPGVYGPSREEWQSFGLQPLP; translated from the coding sequence ATGATCCGCAGAGTAAGCGATTTTCTCGAAGACTGGGCCTACGAGAGGGAGGCCACGCTGAAAATCCTGCATCGCCTCACCGATGCATCCCTCGGGCGGAAGGTCTGCGACGAGGGAAGAACCATGGGGTACCTGGCCTGGCATCTCGTTCTGTCCATGGGCGAGATGATGCGGCGCACGGGCCTTTCCCTCGGGGGGCCGCCCGAGGACTCCCCGGCCCCGGCGTCCGCCCTGGCCATCGCCGAAGCCTACGAGGCCGTGTCCGAAGCCCTGGAGCACGGCGTCCAGTCGACCTGGACCGACGAGATCCTGGAGAAGGAGGACGAGATGTACGGCGAACGGTGGAAGCGCGGGAAGACCCTGGGCGTCCTCATCCTTCACCAGGCCCACCACCGGGCCCAGCTCACCGTCCTCATGCGCCAGGCGGGGCTCAAGGTCCCGGGCGTGTACGGCCCCTCCCGGGAGGAGTGGCAGTCCTTCGGCCTCCAGCCGCTGCCGTGA
- a CDS encoding DUF2191 domain-containing protein translates to MRTTLNLDEDVLDAARKVAKDSNAPFRQVLNEALRAGLRVVREGSSSRPYRTKPNRMGLREGMNLDNIRELLSRVEGEDSR, encoded by the coding sequence ATGAGAACAACGCTGAATCTCGACGAGGATGTTCTGGATGCCGCCCGAAAGGTGGCCAAGGATTCGAACGCTCCCTTCCGCCAGGTCTTGAACGAAGCCTTGCGGGCGGGCCTGCGGGTCGTCCGGGAAGGGTCCTCCTCCCGCCCGTACCGCACGAAACCGAACCGGATGGGCCTCCGGGAAGGGATGAACCTGGACAACATCCGGGAACTCCTCTCCCGGGTCGAAGGAGAGGACAGCCGTTGA
- a CDS encoding type II toxin-antitoxin system VapC family toxin, which produces MILVDANILLYAEDETSPRNTVAREWWDARLSGPGPVCLSWDVLGAFIRIGTNPRVFTSPLSVEQAVARVQSWLDQPCVRLVNPTERHWTVFRRLMEEGQAGGNLVPDAHLAALAIEHGCTLMSTDADFSRFPGVHWKNPIKS; this is translated from the coding sequence TTGATCCTGGTCGATGCCAACATTCTTCTCTACGCGGAAGACGAGACCAGCCCCCGAAACACGGTCGCACGGGAGTGGTGGGACGCCCGGTTGTCCGGCCCCGGGCCGGTCTGCCTGAGTTGGGACGTTCTGGGGGCCTTCATCCGGATCGGCACCAACCCCCGCGTCTTCACGAGCCCCCTGTCGGTGGAACAGGCTGTGGCCCGCGTCCAGAGTTGGCTCGATCAACCCTGCGTGCGCCTGGTGAACCCGACGGAGCGGCACTGGACCGTGTTTCGTCGGCTGATGGAGGAGGGCCAGGCCGGGGGAAACCTCGTGCCCGACGCTCACTTGGCCGCCCTGGCCATCGAGCACGGCTGCACCCTCATGTCCACCGACGCCGATTTCTCACGATTCCCGGGCGTCCACTGGAAGAACCCTATCAAAAGCTGA
- a CDS encoding 3'(2'),5'-bisphosphate nucleotidase, whose protein sequence is MLEAEREFALRVVRTACRVCRVVQAGLETSDTAAKEDRSPVTVADYAVQALVSHGLGLDFPGDALLAEESAAGLAAAGGPPLVRRLADVLRPFLPGLAEPEIPALIDRGRSGNGGRQWVLDPVDGTKGFLRGGQYAVALALLVHGEPVLGVLGCPNFPVPEGLPGDMPQTGCLFAAVRGQGASVLSLEGSHETPVRVSDRSDLHRAVLCESFEPSHMDGERTGRIAHRLGLAAPPLRMDSQCKYAAVAGGQADIYLRIPPRDGFRENAWDHAAGWVVITEAGGTVTDLRGEPLDFSRGPTLDANFGILATNGRLHASLLSVLMESRR, encoded by the coding sequence ATGCTGGAAGCGGAAAGGGAATTCGCCCTGCGGGTTGTCCGGACGGCCTGCCGTGTTTGCCGGGTGGTCCAGGCGGGGCTCGAGACGTCGGACACCGCCGCCAAGGAGGACCGCTCGCCGGTCACCGTGGCGGACTACGCCGTCCAGGCCCTCGTGTCCCACGGCCTGGGTCTCGATTTCCCCGGGGACGCGCTCCTGGCGGAAGAGAGCGCCGCCGGCCTGGCCGCCGCCGGCGGACCGCCCCTGGTCCGGCGCCTCGCGGACGTGCTGCGCCCCTTTCTTCCGGGCCTGGCGGAACCGGAGATCCCCGCCCTGATCGACCGCGGGCGGAGCGGAAACGGCGGCCGGCAGTGGGTCCTCGACCCCGTGGACGGCACCAAGGGCTTCCTTCGCGGCGGGCAGTACGCGGTGGCCCTGGCCCTGCTTGTCCACGGCGAGCCGGTTCTGGGGGTCCTCGGCTGCCCCAACTTCCCGGTCCCGGAGGGTCTTCCGGGGGACATGCCCCAAACCGGTTGCCTCTTTGCCGCCGTCCGGGGCCAGGGAGCCTCCGTTCTGTCCCTGGAAGGCTCCCACGAGACCCCCGTCCGCGTTTCGGACCGTTCGGACCTTCACCGGGCCGTCCTCTGCGAATCCTTCGAACCGTCGCACATGGATGGTGAACGCACGGGGCGGATCGCGCACCGTCTCGGGCTGGCCGCGCCCCCGCTCCGGATGGACAGCCAGTGCAAGTACGCCGCGGTGGCCGGCGGTCAGGCCGACATCTACCTTCGCATCCCGCCGCGGGACGGCTTCCGGGAAAACGCCTGGGACCACGCCGCCGGCTGGGTGGTGATCACCGAGGCGGGAGGGACCGTCACCGACCTCCGGGGCGAGCCCCTCGACTTCTCCCGCGGCCCGACCCTGGACGCCAACTTCGGCATCCTGGCCACGAACGGCCGCCTTCATGCTTCTCTCCTGTCCGTGCTGATGGAAAGCCGCCGCTGA